The following are encoded together in the Pseudomonas maumuensis genome:
- a CDS encoding YchJ family protein has product MSVSICPCGSGNLLDTCCGHYHSGTPAPDAQTLMRSRYSAYVLGLVDYLVATTLPAQQPGLDRAAMAAWSAQSTWLGLEVEAAEVLGGQPEHAFVTFTARWHDLEGDHQHRERSAFVQHAGRWYFIDPTAPLKAGRNDPCPCASGQKFKKCCASYLGS; this is encoded by the coding sequence ATGAGTGTCTCAATCTGCCCCTGCGGCAGTGGCAACCTGCTCGATACCTGCTGCGGGCACTATCACAGTGGAACACCAGCGCCGGATGCCCAGACGCTGATGCGTTCACGCTACAGCGCCTATGTGCTGGGCCTGGTGGATTACCTGGTGGCTACCACCCTGCCGGCCCAGCAGCCAGGCCTGGACCGCGCCGCCATGGCGGCCTGGAGCGCGCAGAGCACCTGGCTGGGCCTGGAGGTGGAGGCCGCCGAGGTGCTGGGCGGACAGCCCGAACATGCCTTCGTCACGTTCACCGCGCGCTGGCACGACCTCGAGGGCGATCACCAGCACCGCGAGCGCTCGGCATTCGTCCAGCACGCCGGACGCTGGTATTTCATCGACCCGACCGCACCCCTCAAGGCCGGACGCAACGACCCCTGCCCCTGCGCCAGCGGGCAGAAGTTCAAGAAGTGCTGCGCCAGTTACCTCGGTAGTTGA
- a CDS encoding LEA type 2 family protein — protein sequence MRTLARLLTLSLLLGWLAGCASWGGDTWREPQLHLLEVEPVKVRLHQQEFILHLRVDNPNDSRLFIRHLAYSVRLGDLLLADDEASLWRSVGGHARRTFKITVRTNLWQHLKPLAKLLKSGQPVQYQLRGELATGLIVHRNLHLRQRGEIIPGDLNPE from the coding sequence ATGCGCACCCTGGCCCGCCTGCTCACGCTCAGCCTGCTGTTGGGCTGGTTGGCGGGCTGCGCCAGCTGGGGCGGTGATACCTGGCGCGAACCACAGTTGCACCTGCTCGAAGTGGAACCGGTGAAGGTGCGCCTGCACCAGCAGGAGTTCATTCTGCACCTGCGGGTCGACAACCCCAACGACAGCCGCCTGTTCATCCGCCACCTGGCCTACTCGGTACGCCTCGGCGACCTCTTGCTGGCAGATGACGAGGCGAGCCTCTGGCGCAGCGTTGGCGGCCATGCCCGTCGCACCTTCAAGATCACCGTGCGGACCAATCTCTGGCAGCATCTGAAGCCGCTGGCGAAGCTGCTCAAGAGCGGGCAACCCGTGCAGTATCAACTGCGCGGCGAGCTGGCCACCGGGTTGATCGTGCATCGGAACCTGCACTTGCGGCAAAGGGGTGAGATAATCCCCGGCGATCTTAATCCGGAGTAA
- a CDS encoding SEC-C metal-binding domain-containing protein, translating into MTQQPHVHGPDCDHGHDHHHDHGHVHGPHCNHGHQEPVRNALKDVGRNDPCPCGSEKKFKKCHGA; encoded by the coding sequence ATGACCCAACAACCCCATGTTCATGGCCCCGACTGCGATCACGGCCACGACCATCACCACGACCACGGCCATGTACACGGCCCACACTGCAACCACGGCCACCAGGAGCCGGTGCGCAACGCCCTGAAGGACGTCGGCCGCAACGACCCTTGCCCGTGCGGCAGCGAGAAGAAATTCAAGAAGTGCCACGGCGCCTGA
- a CDS encoding penicillin acylase family protein, with product MAAPVLPPFPLRLGSAAALLGLLALGGCQMGGYQDSVLPNSGVQPLKGLAQNVSVRRNAMGAPLIESSNFHDALFSLGYLHAGDRIEQMVAMRLLAQGRLAELAGADALEIDRLMRAANLKQGAGQLYADASPRLKRFFEVYARGVNAYLFRYRDKLPGELARSGYRPEYWKPEDSALIFSLYAFSQSVNLQEELSALTLAQKVGADKLAWLLPGAPDEPLAESEVDKLKGLNLASQLPGLGALAATGQQLADLGLLGAPGSSNLALSPQRSRSGKSLLASDSRAAWALSPVQIHTGKYQVAGLSLPGLPIVLAGYNGKLAWSSSAVMADNQDLFLEQVRRQGTQLTYLADGKWQPARARNETFFVRGQRPQREVMYDTRHGTLLPGHGSLALALHLPQLKDDRSLDALFDLTRAQNIERAFDSTREVGAAALNFVFAEPQHIGWQVSGRYPNRREGQGLLPSPGWDGRYDWDGYADAMLHPYDQDPPAGFIGHANQRSLPKGYGMQLSSSWYYPERAERLAQLAGNGRHDSRSLMALQNDQVTLLADKLKQMFDAPGMAQPLKQAIDALPGAQRDKARDALARLKAFDGRLSPVSADAALYELFLQAVTRQTFLDELGPESSPAWQAFIGNAKLSYSAQADHLLGREDSPFWDDRGTPQKEDKPTILARSLAAAVDAGTAQLGADRRAWQWGKLHQYRWPAPAYHGLGDKLERAPLAAGGDFSTLALTPYAWGSSFDTQLPASARMIVDFGQTEPLQVLTSNGQSGNPASRHYNDGLDAWFKGRFTSLPLQPQNFARAYGSQRLTLVPGK from the coding sequence ATGGCCGCCCCCGTCCTTCCACCCTTTCCTCTCCGCCTCGGCAGTGCTGCCGCGTTGCTTGGCCTGCTCGCGCTCGGCGGCTGCCAGATGGGTGGCTACCAGGACAGCGTCCTGCCCAACAGCGGCGTGCAACCGCTCAAGGGCCTGGCGCAGAACGTCTCGGTACGGCGTAACGCCATGGGCGCGCCGCTGATCGAAAGCAGCAACTTCCATGATGCGCTGTTCAGCCTGGGCTACCTGCATGCCGGGGATCGCATCGAGCAGATGGTCGCCATGCGCCTGCTGGCCCAGGGGCGCCTGGCCGAGCTGGCGGGAGCCGACGCTCTGGAGATCGACCGGCTGATGCGCGCGGCCAACCTCAAGCAGGGTGCCGGCCAGCTGTATGCCGATGCCTCGCCGCGCCTGAAGCGCTTCTTCGAAGTCTATGCCCGCGGGGTCAACGCCTACCTGTTCCGCTATCGCGACAAGTTGCCGGGCGAACTCGCTCGCAGCGGTTATCGCCCGGAATACTGGAAACCCGAGGATTCGGCGCTGATCTTCAGCCTCTACGCTTTCAGCCAGTCGGTGAACCTGCAGGAGGAACTGTCGGCATTGACCCTGGCGCAGAAGGTCGGTGCCGACAAGCTGGCCTGGCTGCTGCCCGGCGCTCCGGACGAGCCCCTGGCCGAAAGCGAAGTCGACAAACTCAAGGGCCTGAACCTGGCCAGCCAACTGCCGGGCCTGGGCGCGCTCGCCGCCACTGGCCAGCAATTGGCCGACCTCGGCCTGCTGGGCGCCCCCGGCTCGAGCAACCTGGCCCTGTCGCCCCAGCGCAGCCGTAGCGGCAAGAGCCTGTTGGCCAGCGACAGCCGCGCTGCCTGGGCCCTGAGCCCGGTGCAGATCCATACCGGCAAGTATCAGGTCGCCGGCCTGTCGCTGCCGGGGCTGCCGATCGTGCTGGCCGGTTACAACGGCAAGCTGGCCTGGAGCAGCAGCGCGGTGATGGCCGACAACCAGGACCTGTTCCTCGAGCAGGTGCGCCGCCAGGGCACCCAGCTGACCTACCTCGCCGACGGCAAGTGGCAACCGGCGCGTGCCCGCAACGAGACCTTCTTCGTTCGCGGCCAGCGCCCCCAACGCGAGGTGATGTACGACACCCGCCACGGCACCCTGTTGCCGGGGCATGGCAGCCTGGCCCTGGCCCTGCATCTACCACAGCTCAAAGACGATCGCAGCCTCGATGCGCTGTTCGACCTGACCCGCGCGCAGAACATCGAACGTGCCTTCGACAGCACCCGCGAGGTCGGTGCGGCAGCGCTGAACTTCGTGTTCGCCGAGCCCCAGCATATCGGTTGGCAGGTCAGCGGACGCTATCCGAACCGCCGCGAAGGCCAGGGCCTGTTGCCCTCGCCAGGCTGGGACGGGCGCTATGACTGGGATGGCTACGCCGATGCGATGCTCCACCCCTACGATCAAGATCCACCCGCCGGCTTCATCGGCCACGCCAACCAGCGCAGCCTACCCAAGGGCTATGGCATGCAGCTGTCGAGCAGTTGGTACTACCCCGAGCGCGCCGAACGCCTGGCCCAGCTGGCCGGCAACGGTCGTCACGACAGCCGCAGCCTGATGGCCCTACAGAACGATCAGGTGACACTGCTGGCCGACAAGCTCAAGCAGATGTTCGACGCCCCCGGGATGGCCCAGCCGCTCAAGCAGGCCATCGACGCCCTGCCTGGCGCCCAGCGCGACAAGGCTCGCGATGCCCTGGCCCGACTCAAGGCCTTCGATGGCCGGCTGAGCCCGGTATCGGCCGATGCCGCCCTTTACGAACTGTTCCTCCAGGCGGTCACTCGCCAGACCTTCCTCGACGAACTGGGCCCGGAGTCCAGCCCGGCCTGGCAAGCATTCATCGGCAATGCCAAGCTTTCCTACTCCGCCCAGGCCGACCACCTGCTGGGGCGCGAGGACAGCCCGTTCTGGGATGATCGCGGCACGCCGCAAAAGGAAGACAAACCGACCATACTCGCCCGCAGCCTGGCGGCTGCGGTAGACGCTGGCACCGCCCAGCTCGGCGCCGACCGCCGCGCCTGGCAATGGGGCAAGCTGCATCAGTACCGCTGGCCGGCACCGGCATATCACGGCCTGGGCGACAAGCTCGAGCGCGCGCCCCTGGCGGCAGGTGGCGACTTCAGCACCCTGGCCCTGACGCCTTATGCCTGGGGGAGCAGCTTCGACACCCAACTGCCGGCCTCGGCGCGGATGATCGTCGATTTTGGTCAGACCGAACCGCTGCAGGTGCTGACCAGCAACGGCCAGTCCGGCAATCCGGCCAGCCGCCATTACAACGATGGGCTCGATGCCTGGTTCAAGGGCCGCTTCACCAGCCTGCCGCTGCAACCGCAGAATTTTGCCCGGGCCTACGGCAGCCAGCGGTTGACGCTGGTGCCTGGCAAGTAG
- a CDS encoding succinylglutamate desuccinylase/aspartoacylase family protein, with amino-acid sequence MHHSTHDLLSPVPGIARQLHSFHFGPRGAGKVYIQASLHADELPGMLVAWHLKQRLADMEQQGRLRKEVILVPVANPVGLEQVLLDAPLGRFELQSGENFNRRFVDLSDSIGDQIEGHLSQDPDHNLALIREYLRRGLDAHPAHTPLQSQRLTLQRLACDADMVLDLHCDFEAVEHLYTTPEAWPQVEPLARYLGVQASLLATDSGGQSFDECFSLVWWQLQQRFGKRFPIPQGSFSVTIELRGQADVSHALATQDCLAILDFLTHAGVIEGQPAPLPALRHPATPLAAVEPVMAPLGGLLVFHASPGQYLPAGELIAEVIDPLNDRVTPLRNSHAGLLYARSTRRMATAGMVVAHVAGEQVCRSGYLLGN; translated from the coding sequence ATGCATCACTCGACCCACGACCTGCTCTCTCCTGTCCCGGGTATCGCCCGCCAGTTGCACAGTTTCCATTTCGGCCCGCGTGGCGCCGGCAAGGTGTACATCCAGGCTTCGCTGCATGCCGATGAACTGCCGGGCATGCTGGTGGCCTGGCACCTCAAGCAGCGGCTCGCGGACATGGAACAACAGGGGCGGTTGCGCAAGGAGGTCATCCTGGTGCCGGTGGCCAACCCGGTCGGCCTCGAGCAGGTGTTGCTGGACGCGCCCCTTGGGCGCTTCGAGCTGCAAAGCGGCGAGAACTTCAACCGCAGGTTCGTCGACCTGTCGGACAGCATCGGTGACCAGATCGAAGGCCACCTCTCCCAGGACCCGGACCACAACCTGGCGTTGATCCGTGAATACCTGCGCCGCGGCCTGGATGCCCACCCCGCGCACACGCCGCTGCAGTCCCAGCGCCTGACCCTGCAGCGCCTGGCCTGCGACGCCGACATGGTGCTCGACCTGCATTGCGACTTCGAAGCCGTCGAGCACCTGTACACCACGCCCGAGGCCTGGCCGCAGGTGGAACCGCTGGCACGCTACCTGGGCGTCCAGGCCAGCCTGCTGGCCACCGACTCGGGCGGGCAATCGTTCGATGAGTGTTTCAGCCTGGTGTGGTGGCAGTTGCAGCAGCGCTTCGGCAAACGCTTCCCGATCCCTCAGGGCAGTTTTTCGGTGACCATCGAGTTGCGCGGCCAGGCCGATGTCAGCCACGCCCTGGCCACCCAGGACTGCCTGGCGATTCTCGACTTCCTGACCCACGCCGGGGTCATCGAAGGCCAACCGGCGCCCTTGCCCGCGCTACGCCATCCGGCTACACCGCTGGCGGCGGTGGAACCGGTCATGGCGCCGCTCGGTGGCTTGCTGGTGTTCCATGCCAGCCCTGGGCAATACCTGCCCGCCGGTGAGCTGATCGCCGAAGTGATCGACCCGCTCAACGACCGAGTTACCCCGTTGCGTAACAGCCACGCCGGGCTACTCTATGCCCGCAGCACCAGGCGCATGGCCACCGCGGGCATGGTGGTCGCCCATGTGGCAGGCGAGCAGGTCTGTCGCAGCGGTTACCTGCTGGGCAACTGA
- the dcd gene encoding dCTP deaminase: protein MSIKSDKWIRRMAQEHGMIEPFVERQVRGEHDSRVISFGVSSYGYDVRCADEFKVFTNINSATVDPKNFDAGSFVDIKSDVCIIPPNSFALARTVEYFRIPRDVLTICLGKSTYARCGIIVNVTPLEPEWEGHVTLEFSNTTTLPAKIYANEGVAQMLFLQSDEECEVSYKDRGGKYQGQRGVTLPRT, encoded by the coding sequence ATGAGCATCAAATCGGACAAGTGGATTCGCCGCATGGCGCAGGAACACGGCATGATCGAACCGTTCGTCGAGCGCCAGGTGCGCGGCGAGCACGACAGCCGGGTCATCTCCTTCGGCGTCTCCAGCTACGGCTACGACGTACGCTGCGCCGACGAATTCAAGGTATTCACCAACATCAACTCGGCCACCGTCGACCCGAAGAACTTCGACGCCGGCAGCTTCGTCGACATCAAGAGCGACGTGTGCATCATCCCGCCGAACTCCTTCGCCCTGGCCCGCACCGTCGAGTACTTCCGCATCCCGCGCGACGTGCTGACCATCTGCCTGGGCAAGAGCACCTACGCCCGCTGCGGCATCATCGTCAACGTCACCCCGCTCGAGCCTGAGTGGGAGGGCCATGTGACCCTGGAGTTCTCCAACACCACCACGTTGCCGGCGAAGATCTACGCCAACGAAGGTGTGGCGCAGATGCTGTTCCTGCAGTCCGATGAGGAGTGTGAAGTGTCGTATAAAGATCGTGGCGGCAAGTACCAGGGCCAGCGCGGCGTTACCCTGCCGCGCACCTGA
- a CDS encoding cold-shock protein — MSNRQSGTVKWFNDEKGYGFITPQSGDDLFVHFKAIQADGFKTLKEGQAVTFVATRGQKGMQAEEVQIA, encoded by the coding sequence ATGTCCAACCGTCAATCCGGTACCGTCAAGTGGTTCAACGATGAGAAAGGCTACGGCTTCATCACCCCTCAGTCGGGTGACGACCTGTTCGTGCACTTCAAAGCCATCCAAGCTGACGGCTTCAAAACCCTGAAAGAAGGCCAGGCTGTTACTTTCGTCGCTACCCGCGGCCAGAAAGGCATGCAGGCTGAAGAAGTTCAGATCGCCTAA
- the apbC gene encoding iron-sulfur cluster carrier protein ApbC — translation MSAVTRAAVEGVLRQYTDPYLNQDPVSAGCVRAIDIQGEQVNVQLQLGYAAGLFKGGWAQVLQTAIENLDGVASASVTIDSVIATHKAQAQVPAMANVKNIIAVASGKGGVGKSTTAANLALALAREGARVGILDADIYGPSQGVMFGIPEGTRPQVREQKWFVPIKAHGVEVMSMAFLTDDNTPMVWRGPMVSGALLQLVTQTAWDDLDYLVIDMPPGTGDIQLTLAQKVPVAGSVIVTTPQDLALLDAKKGVEMFRKVNIPVLGVVENMAVHICSNCGHAEHLFGEGGGEKLAAQYGVELLASLPLSMLIREQADSGKPTAIAEPESQIAMVYQELARQVGARIVLQEAAAPAMPSITISED, via the coding sequence ATGAGTGCCGTCACCCGTGCCGCCGTCGAAGGCGTGCTTCGCCAGTACACCGACCCCTACCTGAACCAGGATCCGGTCAGCGCCGGTTGCGTGCGCGCCATCGATATCCAGGGCGAACAGGTCAATGTGCAGTTGCAGTTGGGTTATGCCGCCGGGCTGTTCAAGGGTGGCTGGGCGCAGGTGCTGCAGACTGCCATCGAGAACCTCGACGGCGTGGCTTCGGCCTCCGTCACCATCGATAGTGTGATCGCCACGCATAAGGCCCAGGCTCAAGTGCCGGCCATGGCCAATGTCAAGAACATCATTGCCGTGGCATCGGGCAAAGGCGGCGTAGGCAAGTCGACCACTGCCGCCAACCTGGCTCTGGCCCTGGCCCGCGAAGGTGCTCGGGTCGGCATCCTCGACGCCGACATCTATGGCCCCAGCCAGGGCGTGATGTTCGGCATTCCCGAGGGTACCCGCCCACAGGTGCGCGAGCAGAAGTGGTTCGTGCCGATCAAGGCCCATGGCGTCGAGGTCATGTCGATGGCCTTCCTCACCGATGACAACACGCCCATGGTCTGGCGCGGCCCAATGGTCTCGGGGGCGTTGCTGCAACTGGTGACCCAGACCGCCTGGGACGACCTTGACTACCTGGTGATCGACATGCCGCCAGGCACTGGCGATATCCAGCTGACCCTGGCGCAGAAGGTGCCGGTAGCCGGTTCGGTGATCGTCACCACTCCGCAGGACCTGGCGTTGCTGGATGCCAAGAAGGGAGTGGAAATGTTCCGCAAGGTCAACATTCCGGTGCTGGGCGTGGTGGAGAACATGGCGGTACATATCTGTTCCAACTGCGGCCATGCCGAGCACCTGTTCGGCGAAGGCGGCGGCGAGAAGCTGGCGGCCCAGTACGGCGTCGAGCTGCTGGCGTCGTTGCCGTTGTCGATGCTCATCCGCGAACAGGCTGACAGCGGCAAGCCGACCGCGATTGCCGAGCCGGAAAGCCAGATCGCCATGGTCTACCAGGAGCTGGCGCGGCAGGTGGGGGCGCGGATCGTGCTGCAGGAAGCGGCGGCGCCGGCGATGCCGAGCATCACCATCAGCGAGGATTGA
- the metG gene encoding methionine--tRNA ligase, whose translation MSEPRQILVTSALPYANGSIHLGHMLEYIQTDMWVRYQKLRGNQCLYVCADDAHGSAIMLRAEKEGITPEQLIANVQAEHSADFADFLVDFDNFHSTHSEENRELSSLIYTRLRDAGHIATRSVTQYFDPEKGMFLADRFIKGTCPKCATEDQYGDNCEKCGATYAPTELKNPKSAISGATPVLRDSQHFFFKLPDFQAMLQQWTRSGTLQDAVANKLAEWLDSGLQEWDISRDAPYFGFEIPGEPGKYFYVWLDAPIGYMASFKNLCARRPELDFDAFWREGSETELYHFIGKDIVNFHALFWPAMLEGAGFRKPTAVNVHGYLTVNGAKMSKSRGTFIKARTYLDHLQPEYLRYYYAAKLGRGVDDLDLNLEDFVQKVNSDLVGKVVNIASRCAGFIHKGNDGVMVAGDAAPELSEAFLAAAPSIAEAYEARDFGRAMREIMALADRANAWIADKAPWSLAKQEGKQDEVQAICAQGINLFRQLVIFLKPVLPILAADAEAFLNVAPLTWNDHQSRLENHKLNPFKALMSRIEPAKVEAMVAASKEDLLAAEAKTAPAGNGELTKDPLSAEIEFDTFAAVDLRVALIVKAEAVPGADKLLQLTLDIGDERRNVFSGIKSAYPDPSQLEGRLTMMVANLKPRKMRFGVSEGMVMAAGPGGEEIYLLSPDSGAKPGQRIK comes from the coding sequence ATGTCCGAGCCACGTCAGATTCTCGTCACCAGCGCCCTGCCCTATGCCAATGGATCGATCCACCTTGGCCACATGCTCGAGTACATCCAGACGGACATGTGGGTGCGCTACCAGAAACTGCGCGGCAACCAGTGCCTCTATGTCTGCGCCGACGACGCCCATGGCTCGGCCATCATGCTGCGCGCGGAAAAAGAAGGCATCACGCCCGAACAGTTGATCGCCAACGTCCAGGCCGAGCACAGCGCCGACTTCGCCGATTTCCTGGTCGATTTCGACAACTTCCACTCCACGCACAGCGAGGAGAACCGCGAGCTGTCGAGCCTGATCTATACCCGCCTGCGCGACGCCGGGCATATCGCCACCCGTTCGGTCACCCAGTATTTCGACCCTGAAAAGGGCATGTTCCTTGCCGACCGCTTCATCAAGGGCACCTGCCCCAAGTGCGCGACCGAGGACCAGTACGGCGACAACTGCGAAAAATGCGGCGCCACCTACGCCCCAACCGAGTTGAAGAACCCCAAGTCGGCCATCTCCGGCGCCACCCCGGTACTGCGTGATTCCCAGCACTTCTTCTTCAAGTTGCCCGACTTCCAGGCGATGCTCCAGCAGTGGACCCGCAGCGGTACCCTTCAGGATGCCGTAGCCAACAAGCTCGCCGAATGGCTGGATTCCGGCCTGCAGGAATGGGACATTTCCCGTGATGCGCCGTACTTCGGCTTCGAGATCCCAGGCGAGCCCGGCAAGTACTTCTACGTCTGGCTGGACGCGCCGATCGGCTACATGGCCAGCTTCAAGAACCTCTGCGCGCGCCGCCCCGAGCTGGACTTCGACGCGTTCTGGCGTGAAGGCTCGGAGACCGAGCTGTACCACTTCATCGGCAAGGACATCGTCAATTTCCACGCCCTGTTCTGGCCAGCCATGCTCGAAGGTGCGGGTTTCCGCAAACCGACCGCGGTCAATGTTCACGGCTACCTGACCGTCAACGGCGCGAAGATGTCCAAGTCACGCGGCACCTTCATCAAAGCGCGCACCTACCTCGACCACCTGCAGCCGGAATACCTGCGTTACTACTACGCAGCCAAGCTGGGTCGCGGAGTCGACGATCTTGACCTGAACCTCGAGGACTTCGTGCAAAAGGTCAATTCCGATCTGGTCGGCAAGGTAGTCAACATCGCCAGCCGCTGTGCCGGCTTCATCCACAAAGGCAATGACGGCGTGATGGTCGCAGGTGATGCCGCGCCGGAGCTGAGCGAAGCCTTCCTCGCTGCCGCCCCTTCGATTGCCGAGGCCTATGAGGCCCGCGACTTCGGTCGCGCCATGCGCGAAATCATGGCCCTGGCCGACCGCGCCAACGCCTGGATCGCCGACAAGGCACCGTGGTCGCTGGCCAAGCAGGAAGGCAAGCAGGACGAGGTCCAGGCCATCTGCGCCCAGGGCATCAACCTGTTCCGCCAGCTGGTGATCTTCCTCAAGCCGGTACTGCCGATTCTGGCTGCCGACGCCGAGGCATTCCTCAATGTCGCGCCGCTGACCTGGAACGACCACCAGTCGCGCCTGGAAAACCACAAGCTCAACCCGTTCAAGGCGCTGATGAGCCGCATCGAACCGGCCAAGGTCGAAGCCATGGTCGCCGCCAGCAAGGAAGACCTGCTGGCTGCCGAGGCCAAGACCGCGCCGGCGGGCAATGGCGAGCTGACCAAGGACCCGCTGTCGGCCGAGATCGAGTTCGACACCTTCGCTGCGGTCGACCTGCGCGTGGCGCTGATCGTCAAGGCCGAAGCCGTGCCAGGTGCCGACAAACTGCTGCAATTGACCCTGGACATCGGTGACGAGCGGCGCAATGTGTTCTCGGGCATCAAATCGGCCTACCCGGATCCTTCCCAGCTGGAAGGCCGCCTGACCATGATGGTGGCCAACCTCAAGCCGCGGAAGATGCGCTTCGGGGTTTCCGAGGGCATGGTCATGGCAGCCGGCCCGGGCGGCGAGGAAATTTACCTGCTCAGCCCTGACAGCGGTGCCAAGCCAGGCCAGCGCATCAAGTAA
- a CDS encoding Rnf-Nqr domain containing protein, which yields MSDYVLVLVSAALINHLVLQAEPVEHARLHALGLCSALLIVVALPVGMALYWQLLVPLQLQDLRLFIFLPLLAALAWTLPTLLQRLRPDWPAHGLQGLLSTNAVVLGLLLQLPHDGMDSWRLLAWPLVGALGFWLALILYADLGMRSRQAEIPVALRGLPIQLIGAGVMAMAFSGFNGLFAP from the coding sequence ATGAGTGACTACGTTCTGGTTCTGGTCAGCGCCGCGCTGATCAATCACCTGGTCCTGCAGGCCGAGCCAGTCGAACACGCACGCCTGCATGCACTGGGCCTATGCAGCGCACTCCTGATAGTCGTGGCGCTGCCTGTCGGAATGGCGCTGTACTGGCAATTGCTGGTGCCACTGCAGTTGCAGGACCTGCGATTGTTCATCTTCCTACCGTTGCTGGCGGCATTGGCCTGGACGCTGCCGACGCTGCTTCAGCGACTGCGGCCAGACTGGCCCGCACACGGCCTGCAGGGCCTGCTGAGCACGAACGCCGTGGTGCTAGGCTTGCTGTTGCAACTGCCCCATGACGGCATGGACAGCTGGCGGCTACTGGCATGGCCGCTGGTTGGCGCCCTAGGATTCTGGCTTGCGCTGATCCTCTATGCAGACCTGGGAATGCGCAGCCGCCAAGCCGAGATCCCCGTAGCCTTACGCGGCCTGCCCATCCAATTGATCGGTGCTGGGGTAATGGCCATGGCGTTCTCAGGATTCAACGGACTCTTCGCACCATGA
- a CDS encoding RnfABCDGE type electron transport complex subunit D, with product MPPRDPRLRSTMQLVLLACAPGLLALFWLQGWGVLINLLLSSCAALATEALLLGWRKLPVASALGDGSALVTAVLLAAALPSQAPWWLPVIAACVAIGLGKQAFGGVGHNLFNPAMVGYAFVLLSFPLQMNHWPGQASGLLDSLNLSLGTSDRIDAWASPTVLDVLRHNRSLTIDELFASHSAFGHFGGRGSEQVNLAFLIGGLFLMQRKVFSWHAPVGLLGALFLFSLLSWNGSGSDSNGSPLLHLLSGSTMLAAFFIATEPVTGCKQPLARLLFGIGAGLLIYLIRTWGSFADGTAFAILLMNLAAPPLDRWAQRRQQACL from the coding sequence ATGCCGCCACGTGATCCCCGCCTGCGCAGCACCATGCAACTGGTACTGCTGGCCTGCGCGCCCGGCCTGCTGGCGCTGTTCTGGCTGCAGGGCTGGGGCGTGCTGATCAATTTGCTACTGAGCAGTTGCGCGGCGCTGGCCACCGAGGCCTTGTTGCTGGGCTGGCGCAAGCTCCCGGTTGCTTCGGCCTTGGGCGATGGCAGCGCGCTGGTCACCGCCGTGTTGCTGGCCGCGGCCCTACCCAGTCAAGCCCCTTGGTGGCTACCAGTCATCGCCGCGTGCGTCGCTATTGGCCTGGGCAAACAAGCCTTCGGTGGCGTGGGGCACAACCTGTTCAACCCAGCCATGGTGGGTTATGCGTTCGTCCTGCTGAGCTTCCCCCTGCAGATGAACCACTGGCCCGGCCAGGCCTCCGGACTGCTGGACAGCCTGAACCTGAGCCTGGGTACCAGTGATCGCATCGATGCCTGGGCCAGCCCCACGGTGCTCGATGTCTTGCGCCACAACCGCAGTCTGACAATTGACGAGTTGTTTGCCAGCCATTCGGCCTTCGGCCACTTCGGCGGACGCGGCAGCGAACAGGTCAACCTCGCTTTCCTGATCGGCGGATTGTTCCTGATGCAACGCAAGGTCTTCAGTTGGCATGCGCCCGTCGGCTTGCTCGGCGCCTTATTCCTGTTCAGCTTGCTGAGCTGGAATGGCTCCGGCTCCGACTCCAACGGCTCGCCCCTGCTACACCTGCTATCAGGCTCGACCATGCTGGCGGCGTTTTTCATCGCCACCGAGCCGGTGACGGGTTGCAAGCAGCCACTGGCCCGCCTGTTGTTCGGTATCGGCGCCGGGCTGCTGATCTACCTGATCCGCACATGGGGCAGCTTTGCCGACGGCACGGCATTCGCCATCCTGCTCATGAACCTTGCGGCACCGCCCCTGGACCGCTGGGCGCAACGCCGCCAGCAGGCCTGCCTATGA